From Chaetodon auriga isolate fChaAug3 chromosome 10, fChaAug3.hap1, whole genome shotgun sequence, a single genomic window includes:
- the ptpn11b gene encoding tyrosine-protein phosphatase non-receptor type 11b isoform X3 → MVRWFHPNITGIEAEQLLLTRGVHGSFLARPSKSNPGDFTLSVRRNDEVTHIKIQNSGDYYDLYGGEKFATLAELVQYYTEQQDLLRERNGHVIELKYPLNCKDPTSERWYHGHLSGRDAEKLLTDKGKAGSFLVRESQSKPGDFVLSVLTNEEKHENVDRKTKVTHVMIRYQQDGKYDVGGGERFDTLADLVDHYKKNPMVEKSGIVVHLKQPFNATRINAANIENRVRELNKVADNSEKPKQGFWEEFEVLQQQECKLLYPRKEGQKPENKSKNRYKNILPFDTTRVEIREADPDVPGSDYINANYIRSMHEEGRHVDEGKVFIATQGCLQNTVVDFWKMVYQENTHVIVMTTKEVERGRNKCVRYWPDLHGAKEFGKVLVRNVDERPAQDYILRKLEVTRLDRKEPLRYIWHYQYLSWPDHGVPNEPGGVLWFLEEVNRTQSTIPDTGPIVVHCSAGIGRTGTIIIIDILIDIINRQGLDCDIDIPKTIQRVRQQRSGMVQTEAQYKFIYMAVQQYIDTAQKRLEEEQRNKMKEREYSNIKYPQMTNSRSKPNMVSSRSSSVMTNEDTSSVYENINFKSPQTSFSSNTRR, encoded by the exons GTGGTTCCACCCCAACATCACCGGAATCGAGGCAGAACAGCTCTTGTTGACCCGGGGCGTCCACGGCAGTTTCCTGGCCCGGCCCAGCAAGAGCAATCCGGGGGATTTTACCCTCTCTGTTAG GCGGAACGATGAGGTGACCCACATTAAGATACAGAACTCGGGTGACTACTACGACCTGTACGGTGGCGAGAAGTTTGCCACGCTGGCCGAGCTGGTTCAGTACTACACCGAGCAGCAGGATCTCCTTCGAGAGAGGAACGGCCATGTCATCGAGCTCAAATACCCACTCAACTGCAAAGACCCCACCTCTGAGAG GTGGTACCACGGGCACCTCTCTGGGCGAGACGCAGAGAAACTGCTCACAGACAAAGGCAAAGCCGGTAGCTTCTTGGTACGGGAGAGCCAGAGTAAACCAGGCGACTTCGTCCTCTCAGTTCTTACCAATGAGGAGAAACATGAGAATGTGGACCGCAAGACCAAGGTCACCCACGTTATGATACGCTACCAG CAGGACGGTAAATACGACGTGGGCGGCGGTGAGAGGTTCGACACCCTGGCTGACCTGGTGGATCACTACAAGAAAAACCCCATGGTGGAGAAAAGTGGCATCGTGGTGCACCTCAAACAG CCCTTTAACGCCACAAGGATAAATGCAGCCAACATTGAGAATCGGGTACGAGAGCTCAACAAAGTAGCAGACAACTCTGAGAAACCCAAGCAAGGATTCTGGGAAGAATTTGAG GTACTTCAGCAGCAGGAGTGCAAACTGCTGTATCCCCGGAAAGAAGGCCAGAAGCCAGAAAACAAGAGTAAAAACAGATACAAGAATATCCTGCCCT tcgaCACAACTCGGGTTGAAATCAGGGAAGCAGATCCAGATGTTCCCGGTTCAGACTACATCAATGCCAACTACATCAGA AGTATGCATGAAGAGGGGCGCCACGTGGATGAGGGCAAAGTCTTCATCGCCACCCAAGGGTGCCTACAGAATACGGTCGTTGACTTCTGGAAGATGGTGTATCAAGAGAATACACATGTCATTGTGATGACTACAAAGGAGGTGGAGCGAGGACGG AACAAATGTGTGCGTTACTGGCCCGACCTCCATGGCGCCAAGGAGTTTGGGAAGGTGCTGGTAAGGAATGTGGACGAGCGGCCAGCTCAAGACTACATCTTGAGGAAGCTGGAGGTGACCCGTCTTGACCGG AAGGAGCCTCTGAGGTACATCTGGCATTACCAGTACCTGAGCTGGCCGGACCACGGGGTGCCCAATGAGCCCGGCGGTGTCCTCTGGTTTCTAGAGGAAGTCAACCGCACCCAGAGCACCATTCCAGACACTGGGCCTATTGTCGTCCACTGCAG TGCAGGCATCGGCAGGACAGGCACCATTATCATCATTGACATCCTTATTGACATCATTAACCGCCAAG GTCTAGATTGTGACATTGACATCCCCAAGACCATCCAGAGGGTACGGCAGCAGAGGTCGGGCATGGTGCAGACCGAGGCCCAGTACAAGTTCATCTACATGGCTGTCCAGCAGTACATCGACACGGCTCAGAAGagactggaggaggagcag AGGAATAAGATGAAGGAGAGGGAATATTCCAATATCAAATATCCCCAGATGACCAACTCCAGGTCCAAACCCAACATGGTATCCTCGCGTTCCTCCTCTGT GATGACAAATGAAGATACGTCAAGTGTGTACGAGAACATAAACTTTAAAAGCCCTCAGACGTCTTTTAGCAGCAACACCAGGAGGTAA
- the ptpn11b gene encoding tyrosine-protein phosphatase non-receptor type 11b isoform X2, protein MTSRRWFHPNITGIEAEQLLLTRGVHGSFLARPSKSNPGDFTLSVRRNDEVTHIKIQNSGDYYDLYGGEKFATLAELVQYYTEQQDLLRERNGHVIELKYPLNCKDPTSERWYHGHLSGRDAEKLLTDKGKAGSFLVRESQSKPGDFVLSVLTNEEKHENVDRKTKVTHVMIRYQDGKYDVGGGERFDTLADLVDHYKKNPMVEKSGIVVHLKQPFNATRINAANIENRVRELNKVADNSEKPKQGFWEEFEVLQQQECKLLYPRKEGQKPENKSKNRYKNILPFDTTRVEIREADPDVPGSDYINANYIRSMHEEGRHVDEGKVFIATQGCLQNTVVDFWKMVYQENTHVIVMTTKEVERGRNKCVRYWPDLHGAKEFGKVLVRNVDERPAQDYILRKLEVTRLDRKEPLRYIWHYQYLSWPDHGVPNEPGGVLWFLEEVNRTQSTIPDTGPIVVHCSAGIGRTGTIIIIDILIDIINRQGLDCDIDIPKTIQRVRQQRSGMVQTEAQYKFIYMAVQQYIDTAQKRLEEEQRNKMKEREYSNIKYPQMTNSRSKPNMVSSRSSSVMTNEDTSSVYENINFKSPQTSFSSNTRR, encoded by the exons GTGGTTCCACCCCAACATCACCGGAATCGAGGCAGAACAGCTCTTGTTGACCCGGGGCGTCCACGGCAGTTTCCTGGCCCGGCCCAGCAAGAGCAATCCGGGGGATTTTACCCTCTCTGTTAG GCGGAACGATGAGGTGACCCACATTAAGATACAGAACTCGGGTGACTACTACGACCTGTACGGTGGCGAGAAGTTTGCCACGCTGGCCGAGCTGGTTCAGTACTACACCGAGCAGCAGGATCTCCTTCGAGAGAGGAACGGCCATGTCATCGAGCTCAAATACCCACTCAACTGCAAAGACCCCACCTCTGAGAG GTGGTACCACGGGCACCTCTCTGGGCGAGACGCAGAGAAACTGCTCACAGACAAAGGCAAAGCCGGTAGCTTCTTGGTACGGGAGAGCCAGAGTAAACCAGGCGACTTCGTCCTCTCAGTTCTTACCAATGAGGAGAAACATGAGAATGTGGACCGCAAGACCAAGGTCACCCACGTTATGATACGCTACCAG GACGGTAAATACGACGTGGGCGGCGGTGAGAGGTTCGACACCCTGGCTGACCTGGTGGATCACTACAAGAAAAACCCCATGGTGGAGAAAAGTGGCATCGTGGTGCACCTCAAACAG CCCTTTAACGCCACAAGGATAAATGCAGCCAACATTGAGAATCGGGTACGAGAGCTCAACAAAGTAGCAGACAACTCTGAGAAACCCAAGCAAGGATTCTGGGAAGAATTTGAG GTACTTCAGCAGCAGGAGTGCAAACTGCTGTATCCCCGGAAAGAAGGCCAGAAGCCAGAAAACAAGAGTAAAAACAGATACAAGAATATCCTGCCCT tcgaCACAACTCGGGTTGAAATCAGGGAAGCAGATCCAGATGTTCCCGGTTCAGACTACATCAATGCCAACTACATCAGA AGTATGCATGAAGAGGGGCGCCACGTGGATGAGGGCAAAGTCTTCATCGCCACCCAAGGGTGCCTACAGAATACGGTCGTTGACTTCTGGAAGATGGTGTATCAAGAGAATACACATGTCATTGTGATGACTACAAAGGAGGTGGAGCGAGGACGG AACAAATGTGTGCGTTACTGGCCCGACCTCCATGGCGCCAAGGAGTTTGGGAAGGTGCTGGTAAGGAATGTGGACGAGCGGCCAGCTCAAGACTACATCTTGAGGAAGCTGGAGGTGACCCGTCTTGACCGG AAGGAGCCTCTGAGGTACATCTGGCATTACCAGTACCTGAGCTGGCCGGACCACGGGGTGCCCAATGAGCCCGGCGGTGTCCTCTGGTTTCTAGAGGAAGTCAACCGCACCCAGAGCACCATTCCAGACACTGGGCCTATTGTCGTCCACTGCAG TGCAGGCATCGGCAGGACAGGCACCATTATCATCATTGACATCCTTATTGACATCATTAACCGCCAAG GTCTAGATTGTGACATTGACATCCCCAAGACCATCCAGAGGGTACGGCAGCAGAGGTCGGGCATGGTGCAGACCGAGGCCCAGTACAAGTTCATCTACATGGCTGTCCAGCAGTACATCGACACGGCTCAGAAGagactggaggaggagcag AGGAATAAGATGAAGGAGAGGGAATATTCCAATATCAAATATCCCCAGATGACCAACTCCAGGTCCAAACCCAACATGGTATCCTCGCGTTCCTCCTCTGT GATGACAAATGAAGATACGTCAAGTGTGTACGAGAACATAAACTTTAAAAGCCCTCAGACGTCTTTTAGCAGCAACACCAGGAGGTAA
- the ptpn11b gene encoding tyrosine-protein phosphatase non-receptor type 11b isoform X1, whose translation MTSRRWFHPNITGIEAEQLLLTRGVHGSFLARPSKSNPGDFTLSVRRNDEVTHIKIQNSGDYYDLYGGEKFATLAELVQYYTEQQDLLRERNGHVIELKYPLNCKDPTSERWYHGHLSGRDAEKLLTDKGKAGSFLVRESQSKPGDFVLSVLTNEEKHENVDRKTKVTHVMIRYQQDGKYDVGGGERFDTLADLVDHYKKNPMVEKSGIVVHLKQPFNATRINAANIENRVRELNKVADNSEKPKQGFWEEFEVLQQQECKLLYPRKEGQKPENKSKNRYKNILPFDTTRVEIREADPDVPGSDYINANYIRSMHEEGRHVDEGKVFIATQGCLQNTVVDFWKMVYQENTHVIVMTTKEVERGRNKCVRYWPDLHGAKEFGKVLVRNVDERPAQDYILRKLEVTRLDRKEPLRYIWHYQYLSWPDHGVPNEPGGVLWFLEEVNRTQSTIPDTGPIVVHCSAGIGRTGTIIIIDILIDIINRQGLDCDIDIPKTIQRVRQQRSGMVQTEAQYKFIYMAVQQYIDTAQKRLEEEQRNKMKEREYSNIKYPQMTNSRSKPNMVSSRSSSVMTNEDTSSVYENINFKSPQTSFSSNTRR comes from the exons GTGGTTCCACCCCAACATCACCGGAATCGAGGCAGAACAGCTCTTGTTGACCCGGGGCGTCCACGGCAGTTTCCTGGCCCGGCCCAGCAAGAGCAATCCGGGGGATTTTACCCTCTCTGTTAG GCGGAACGATGAGGTGACCCACATTAAGATACAGAACTCGGGTGACTACTACGACCTGTACGGTGGCGAGAAGTTTGCCACGCTGGCCGAGCTGGTTCAGTACTACACCGAGCAGCAGGATCTCCTTCGAGAGAGGAACGGCCATGTCATCGAGCTCAAATACCCACTCAACTGCAAAGACCCCACCTCTGAGAG GTGGTACCACGGGCACCTCTCTGGGCGAGACGCAGAGAAACTGCTCACAGACAAAGGCAAAGCCGGTAGCTTCTTGGTACGGGAGAGCCAGAGTAAACCAGGCGACTTCGTCCTCTCAGTTCTTACCAATGAGGAGAAACATGAGAATGTGGACCGCAAGACCAAGGTCACCCACGTTATGATACGCTACCAG CAGGACGGTAAATACGACGTGGGCGGCGGTGAGAGGTTCGACACCCTGGCTGACCTGGTGGATCACTACAAGAAAAACCCCATGGTGGAGAAAAGTGGCATCGTGGTGCACCTCAAACAG CCCTTTAACGCCACAAGGATAAATGCAGCCAACATTGAGAATCGGGTACGAGAGCTCAACAAAGTAGCAGACAACTCTGAGAAACCCAAGCAAGGATTCTGGGAAGAATTTGAG GTACTTCAGCAGCAGGAGTGCAAACTGCTGTATCCCCGGAAAGAAGGCCAGAAGCCAGAAAACAAGAGTAAAAACAGATACAAGAATATCCTGCCCT tcgaCACAACTCGGGTTGAAATCAGGGAAGCAGATCCAGATGTTCCCGGTTCAGACTACATCAATGCCAACTACATCAGA AGTATGCATGAAGAGGGGCGCCACGTGGATGAGGGCAAAGTCTTCATCGCCACCCAAGGGTGCCTACAGAATACGGTCGTTGACTTCTGGAAGATGGTGTATCAAGAGAATACACATGTCATTGTGATGACTACAAAGGAGGTGGAGCGAGGACGG AACAAATGTGTGCGTTACTGGCCCGACCTCCATGGCGCCAAGGAGTTTGGGAAGGTGCTGGTAAGGAATGTGGACGAGCGGCCAGCTCAAGACTACATCTTGAGGAAGCTGGAGGTGACCCGTCTTGACCGG AAGGAGCCTCTGAGGTACATCTGGCATTACCAGTACCTGAGCTGGCCGGACCACGGGGTGCCCAATGAGCCCGGCGGTGTCCTCTGGTTTCTAGAGGAAGTCAACCGCACCCAGAGCACCATTCCAGACACTGGGCCTATTGTCGTCCACTGCAG TGCAGGCATCGGCAGGACAGGCACCATTATCATCATTGACATCCTTATTGACATCATTAACCGCCAAG GTCTAGATTGTGACATTGACATCCCCAAGACCATCCAGAGGGTACGGCAGCAGAGGTCGGGCATGGTGCAGACCGAGGCCCAGTACAAGTTCATCTACATGGCTGTCCAGCAGTACATCGACACGGCTCAGAAGagactggaggaggagcag AGGAATAAGATGAAGGAGAGGGAATATTCCAATATCAAATATCCCCAGATGACCAACTCCAGGTCCAAACCCAACATGGTATCCTCGCGTTCCTCCTCTGT GATGACAAATGAAGATACGTCAAGTGTGTACGAGAACATAAACTTTAAAAGCCCTCAGACGTCTTTTAGCAGCAACACCAGGAGGTAA
- the rnf223 gene encoding RING finger protein 223: MEQTPQIWHMQVEPQVNVVEVQKKLSVVSQPECSICFNTYDNVFKTPKLLECTHTFCLECLSRLMAVSVSDQDGNSASTRLSCPFCRHPTMLPEEGPPALTTSHEVLCKLPTHQQQEEPVWLDGEKLCYKSSRQDTGSGAPDSPTAFCICIDIGASKRASAPVQTQRRSFRRMERLADWKRLVLFIVLMLLLVVVVLWPLQCVFSTGNVRCMRGPARPNPTAVTTTFAFSPN; the protein is encoded by the coding sequence ATGGAACAGACTCCGCAGATTTGGCACATGCAGGTCGAGCCCCAGGTCAATGTTGTCGAGGTGCAAAAGAAGCTCTCAGTCGTAAGCCAGCCAGAGTGCTCCATCTGCTTCAACACCTACGACAATGTCTTCAAAACACCCAAGCTGCTGGAGTGCACCCACACCTTCTGCCTGGAGTGCCTCTCCCGCCTCATGGCCGTCTCGGTGTCCGACCAGGACGGCAACAGCGCCAGCACTCGCCTCTCTTGCCCCTTCTGCCGTCACCCCACCATGCTGCCCGAGGAGGGACCCCCGGCCCTGACCACCAGCCACGAGGTCCTCTGCAAGCTGCCCAcccaccagcagcaggaggagccgGTGTGGCTGGACGGGGAGAAGCTGTGCTACAAAAGCTCCAGGCAAGACACTGGCTCGGGCGCCCCCGACAGTCCCACCGCCTTCTGCATCTGCATTGACATTGGGGCCAGCAAGAGAGCGAGCGCTCCGGTCCAGACGCAGCGCCGGTCTTTCCGCAGGATGGAACGGCTGGCAGACTGGAAGAGGCTGGTGCTCTTCATCGTGCTcatgctgctgcttgttgtcGTCGTGTTGTGGccgctgcagtgtgtgttcagcactGGGAACGTACGCTGCATGCGAGGACCAGCCCGCCCAAACCCCACGGCCGTCACCACTACTTTTGCTTTCAGCCCAAACTAG